The Buteo buteo chromosome 3, bButBut1.hap1.1, whole genome shotgun sequence genomic sequence TGGCAAGGCTTGGCTGCCAAGGTGGGTcagctcttctcctttccccagtACCTCCGCAGTGCTGATGAACACGAGGGACCGAGGCacctgcagctctggggctgcctTCGCCTCTTGCCCATCGGTGTGGGGTGCTGCCCTGAGGGGACTTTGGACCCACTGACCAGCTGCAGCCCACACAGGCTGCCCAAAAAGGCAGCTGGAAAAAGCTTGTGATTCCAGTGCAGTTTTTTTCTTGACATTGACTCCTGCAGATTGTCAGCCACCAGCATGATGTCTTTCTAGTGAGATTTTAGGCATCTCGACACTTCCATAAACAGTGCAGAAACGCTACAGAAAGTCACCAGGATCCGTGTACTTCCCAGAGCATGGGTCTCCTTCACGCAACTGAAGAAACAGTTCTTCCTGGTGGCAAAAGAAAGTCCTTAGTCagaagggggaaaggaggctGGTATTACTGGGGCAGCGAAGCCCAGCCCCACATCATGCCCCCAGGCTAATTTCAGTCTTGGAAACAGCAGTGGAGTTTGCTGCGTGCCTGGGTAGGCTTGCGGGCTACAGCCCTGCACACACAGGCCTTAAATAGCTGTAACACATGGTTATATGCATGTTATGTATGTGCATCTGGGCAGAATTCACCTTTTGATGACACAGTGCACTCCCACAAGTCTCAGTACACGGCAGGGGATGTTTTACCAACAGGGTTATCACATTCAGAGCAGCTGTGGCAGCAAATGTTGTATCCGGAGAGACATAATGGTTTTCAGTCAAGACTCCTGGGacagggtttagggtttaggggttttttttttccatttaagctCATCTCAGTTGAGAGATAAGGAGGAGGGAACATGCTTGGTTACCAAAGCACCTTAGACTCTCCTCTGGGGGAGTCTCTGGGATGCTGTAGTGAAAGCGCCAGATGTCAGGGTCATCCAGGAGCTCCTGCAGGCCCCAGACCTCTCTACCCCCATCCCATATCTTCTACGCAGGAGCCCTGAGAAGGACAGCACTGAGGTTTTGTGGCAGAGCAGATCTGGCTGGGAAATCACCTTGTGATGGAGTGATGCTCAATGAGCCACTTCTGCTGAACTTCTCGCCTTTCTATGAAATCAGTGGCACAAAGGGGTCAGCATACTATGGAGAATtgatttctctgattttttaagTGCCTTTGAAACTTTTGGGTTAATATTTTCTATGCTCAGGCCATGCTGGAAAATTGATAGTTTTTGTACATACATGGAAATTTGAGATAAATAGTTCTGCATGCCAAGAGAGGTGAGAAATATCTTTATTCAATTATAATTGagaaaaagattctttttttttcccaatagtCTTCCTGACAAAGCTGTTGGGAATAAAAAACTGGGGGGTTTTTGGTAGAATTGTCTCCATGCTATGCTGAATTTTGTTACTATTTGCATGAGGTGCGACTTTTTGAAAATCATATGGTGTGCATAAAATACACAGCCTAAGAAAGTCACCCTATGCTTCAGAGACTGCTGAATGATGTAGGAGAGCCCAAAGAGCTGGGAAACACAGCCAGAGCTGTCATTTCATGTGCAGCTCCCCCCCACAGAGCCCTGCTTGTGCAAGCAAGCCTCTTCTATGACCTGCTCCACTGTTCCTAACGCTGCTTTTATCCTTCAAAAGCATTAATTACATAGTttctggggctgcagggctaGACACACATATAAccagggtttttcttttttaaccttctgtttctttcaatCCCGAAGGATGAGGTGGCATCAGAAGAATTTAAATgaagagaggcagcagcaggaagcagAAGTTACTGAAGCTAATCCAGCGTATCACTGTCACGGCTACTCACAGGCCtatgagaacagaaaaagggaaCAGCACCAAGCCAGGAGGAAGCTCTGCGTAGCATCAGTAATTTGCATCTTCTTCATGATTGCTGAGATTACAGGGGAGTATGTTTGCTCAAAGAGATCTCAGTTTGGTGCCCAGCACAGCCGTATTCATGCCCTTTTGTACTCACTCTGACAGCAGGGACCCATGATGCACTGAGGTGAACCCACCTGGGATAAAATAACTCTCCTTTGCCTCCAGCCTTTAAAAGaattgtgggggttttttaagtgaaattatcaaaatatttttacatatccATTTAAGGATTGCATCTGGGTAGGAATACAAAGATCAGTTAATGGTCTGAACTGTTCTCCCAGGTCTTTAAGCTCAGCTAAAAGTGGTTAGCATGTCTTAGCATCATGTCACAAAAGGTTTCTAATAAATTGGGTtacatttttttggaaaagattaaaagatttTACATGTTTATCCAGGCCAATGAGACCTCGGCACTGATGAAGGCTGCTAGCAGCAGGATCTGATATTAAATGCAACAGTCTTTACAAAATCCAGGGAAATCCAGGGCCAGATTCaccatctgcttttcttcagctaaGTCAATGTATTTATATCAGGGCACGTTTATCTTTTAAACTGGCCTGCTGGTGTGTCTCTGGATCAATGGAAGATTATCCCCCTGTCTAATTAGCTTTCACTTCTGGACCCATCCTACAATATCCAATTTAAGTATTTGGCTTGGTTGTAGAGCATTAGCTTTCATTTTGTCCCGCTGATCTGTTCTCTGCATGGCTTCTGTCATATTTATACCCACCTGGCTCTTTAATTTCCCCTCCTCTGCAGCGAGGTGAGGTGAGGTAAGGTAAGGCATGAGGAATCCCACAGACTTTTGCCGCATGTCCCCCAGGGGAGGTAACAAAAATCAGCCAGGAAGGCCTTTGAAACCCAGGTTTTCCCAGTTAAGCATCTCTGGAGAcccatgaaaatgaaatagaaaggTTTTGTCTTCCCCACAGGTAAGAAGCGGAGGCACCGAAAGAGCCGCTGCATAtctgcctcctcccctgcctgccaaacCCAGCAGGGACTTCTCCAGCTCTTCCCTCCCACACGCTTCGTCTGCATGAAGCCCCGTTGTTTGTAGGTCACGTGCATTTCCCCCATGAAAACCGGTGCATACCACTAATCTCCATGCAGTAATTTCCAGTGCCAGAAGTAATGCATTATTAACAAAACCATATAATCAGTAGGCTTAAGTTTGGTGAATGCGGCAATGCTAGAGGATAATTGGAAGGACAGATGATATGTTAactaaatgtttcattttgcttaatGAATCATACAGCTTTTTTGCAGTGACAGCTTAAGTAACAGGCTTGAAGACCATTTTGCTCCAGACCATTAAACTTTGACAAACCAGTTATTAACTGCAGTTACAGACAGCAGTCTATGGAGATTTTTGTAATTATGAAccatacatttaatttttttaatcgTTAGGCTAGACTGCCTGTGCCTGATGATTGACCATTGAGTGACTGACAATTTCTACCGTTTTGTGGTATACAAAGCTATAAACATCCATTGTGGGTAACAGTAAGTCATAAAGGCCTCTTGTTGGGAGTATTGatacaaagcaagaaaagccTATAACTATTACACAAGCTTTACTATTGAAAATAAGGATTAtgccccccttccttctcctcttaaGGGCAAACAGCTTCCATGGGCATTATTATgctaaacagaagaaacaaagctgCACCACTCTCAAAGAGGTTGAAAAGTTGTGCTTCTTTGAATCCGTAGAATTTTCCTGTGATATTTTTGCTCAAACCATCTGTGCTGGCCCTTACTGCTCTCCCAAAAGGGGCACTGTTGGCTGAGCCTAGTGCACCAACTGCCTCCGAAAGACAATTATCTTCTCTTCTTCTAATGCAGATCCATCACAGTCTCCATAGGTTTGGAGATATCAGTCAAACTGATGACACCCTGTGTACAACCCTGATATAAAAGTGCTTTCCAACGATTTTTAGTGGCTAAGAACCAAATGTGGATTTCAAAGTACTTTATATCTATTTGGGCACTAGAAAGAGAGACAAAACCCTGCATGTGTCCTCATGTCAAAAAGGAATGTAAAGACTTCACTGGGTTGCTAAGATAAGCAGACTGATATCTCAGAAACTCACCCAAGGCATTAGTTATGCCAACAAtacacaaaataataatttgccAACATTCTTCAAAGACAGCAGGCTAGAAGCAAGCTTTTGTAATGCTGTCCCGCAGAACATGGAAATACAGTATCTAAAATGCAATAGGGTTttgcaggcagcctgtgctCTACATATTTGTTTGTTGAAAGATAGCTGATGCCTTGGTTGTTAACATCTGTGCACTGTCAGACAAGCCTGCTTCCCTCTGCTATGCAAAATTGCTTCCAACTTGAGAAACAGCTAGACCTGCAAACAGTGAAAGACTAAGAGCTGTGTCATGACCAAAAAGTTTATATGCATTTACACCTGCACATGCTCTGGGAAATCCCtattctgttgcatttttcattttactgcaaGGAATGAGATGCACCCAAATTCTGCAGTCATGCTCAATCCCTTTTGGGAAGTAAGTTTCAGGCAGCTGTAAATGGGATGTATAGGGAggcaacagaggaaaataatatatGCCCTATATGTGCAATATACGTTCTCCTGCAGTGACAAATCATACAGTATTAGGTATTCTAATCTAAATTCTGCATATGGGAGGAAATTAAACAGACAGTCCATCCTGCTGGCATGAAGACTTTCCATCTATAAGGAAACAAGAGATATGTCCCTTTGGCAGTGGTATCTTGTCAAAGGTTTGAATGAGGCATTTTACAATGTTTTTCAGGGTTCATTGACTCTCATATGGGTTGTGGTCAGGAGGAACAGGTgagctgaaattaattaaacaaCTGATGAAGGATGGAAATATATTGCCAAATGCAGAAACTAGATGTTTTGGCTCTATTATTTCACATGTCCATTTTTCTACATATCCACTCTGATGAAAAGATTCCCCTGCTCTAACAAGTTGGCGGGACAGCTTCCTGTCTGTGGTCCTCGTCTTCTACAGACACCAGCAGCTGGGGTAGTTTAAAGCAATCTTTTAGTTTCTTTGGATTTGCCTTTAGCCCTGAGACATGGTTAGAAGAATTTGGCAAATTAATGATATTTGGCTTACTGGGTAAAAGAAATGTGGTTTCAGATAGCCTAAAatggttagggtttggggtttttttcagaattcatatgaaaccaaaaccccccaaagtAAAATGACATTCAGActcattttttccagctctagcaggaaaattaaatcatGCATTACAGATGCAAAATAATAGATTAGTCCTGtgaacagaacatttttctctATGCTCTCACCAAAATGGTCAGTTATCACAGCTCTTCTACTGGGACCTTTCCTTTTATACTTGTTTTAGTGTTGCCTGTGACAAATAAACAGTTTGTCATCCAGCCATCCAAAACTCAGGAAGAACATGCATATTTTCCTATAACAAACAGGAAATTAATACCATAAGCTAAGTCTCTGAGTTTTTgcacatacataaaaatatcaGTGATCCATGAAAAGATAGTGGGAGTATACTTGAAACATGATCCCTAATACTGCTTTTCACGAAGAAATCTGATATTAAAATAGTCACAGTAAAACAGTCCAATAGTAATATAACCACAGCACTAATGTATCACAGCTCTTATTGTCCTTAGGACTGTCTTTCTCTCGGACAAAGAAATTTAGcttatttctttctattaatTCATCCCTTTCACTGCATGAATGAGGTACAAAATGAAACTATCTTTGAAGAAGACTTTTGAGTTGTGTGTATGATCACTGAAAATTGAGTGTCCCCTTTGATTCACAACAAAGCAGGTCTCGAGTTTGATCTAGTCGACTCAAACTTTTGACCAGAGCCATGATACGGTCGCGTGTTTCACACAGGTGGGCAGATTGCCGGGAGCCTGGCGGTGATCACCGATGCGGCACACATCCTGGTGGACCTGACAAGCTTCCTGATCAGCCTCTTCTCACTGTGGCTTGCCTCCAAACCTCCCACCAAACAGTTAACATTCGGGTGGCACCGAGCAGGTAGCAAATGTGTCACAGTATGAACATGTGGAATGGGAAAGGGAGGTCATCATAGCCAGGGACTGGAAAACTCTGATGTCCAACAAAGGTCTGCAGATATTTAGAGATAGCGCACTAATGCACTCAAAGCCCCCAGGATACAGGACAAATAGAGCAAGCCAGTGAGCTTCAAAGAAGTAAAGAGCACAGTCATCTATTAGCCACAAACGTCTCTTTCAGTTCATAATTTAATATAGTTTTGGGCTGGTGCTAGCTCTGGTTGAGATAACAGCAACTTCCCTCAGTGACCCGAGTGTGAGGAGGACCAAGTCCTCAATCTACTATGAAACACAAGTTTCCATAAAAGCAGCAATACCCATAAAAATGAGGGTCTACTCAATTTATAGAATGATAAagcaaataattaattaaaaaaaattatgttattcTTGTAGAAAAGTGAGATCCTTTAACATTTACCATCTTCTAAATCCTCTCCCTGCATATCTCTTTATCACTGCTGTTTTTTATCAGATGGAAGTACTGGCAGGTTTTTAGAGCTCTCTGTCCTCAACCAAAATCAATATATTTACAGATGACACCTAATACCAAAAGCCTTACAATCAAACACAGGTGCTTTTACAAAAGACAAGACACCAGCAAAATATTAACTATGAGAAAaattttctgggtttgtgtTTCCGTTCAAGATTTAGACACCTAAGTATCAATGTCTACACATACATGAACACATATAAGCCCAGGGTCCAAGTTTCTGATAGGTTCAACAGAAATCTAGACTCCATTCAGCTACCTAAACATAAAAGTCTAGCGCTACATCCGTAGGGTGTCTGAGACTTACACATGGGAATGGCAGCTATTGCACGAGACCCACAGGAGGCTGCACAGGATGCCAAGCACAAGACCAGGGCATCTCAAATGCCACCAGACACTCCGAGTTAATAAACTAGGATGTGTTCCCAGTCAGTGAATGGAACAGGGAGCTGTGTGAATCACCATTAATTTGATGTCCATTGTCCACAAAGGGAGCTTAGACACTTAGTTCACACCTACATGTAGGCATATTAATTTAGTTGTCTCGGTCTAGAAATGAATCCCGTGCTGGGTGTCTTAGGGCTCAATTTAGTTGCTTATATGTAAGTGATTAATGCTGTTTGAAATGCCCTAACATGTTCCACAAAGTCTCCAGCTGCCACTCTGGAAGTCTGTGGGTCATCCATACACCTCATATCAAGCCGTACATGGTAGTACCAGTGAATCTCAAATGGCTCTAGACACCTATGCACCTGAACTGAGGACTCAGGTGACAAATGCTTCAAGGATGTTCAATATGAAGGTCCAGAAGCGGCTTCTGACTCAGGATGTCTGTAGGCCAAGGTTGCTTGTAGCTGCAGATTGTACCAGGGAAGACATATGCCATACTCATCCTATCTTTATATTGCTCCCTAAGTATATTCTACCAGCTTTGCTGGAAACAGGCTGCTGGGTGAGGGGGAGGTTTAGCATGACTGAAGCGTGGCTGGAATTATGTAGACAACACACAGCTGAATTTTGCAGCCTTAGCAAACTACTTACCATCAGTCGATCCATAATTACTTTTTGTGTTTATGGTCTCTTagcctgggaagaaagaaaagtgaaagagaGACTTCTCTCTTGCTGACATTGGCAGGTTCAGCCACGTCATGTAGCTTCACCCTCAGTCTGTTAgattttttagttttttgtcATTGCAGTGCAGAGCTTCAAACCCAAtcttttattgcctttttatGCTGGTAGCAAAGAGAGCCTTGCGTCGAATGTCAGTGGCTATTTAATTGCATTCCATGATAGTTATGCTGCTTCTTGCTTATTTTCCCAGCTGTATTTCCAGTTTAATATGCAGGTGGGTGCCTTAATAGAGTAGCTGAGGTCAGTCAGGTGGGTGGCAGAGTCACGGCGCACTGACTACCAAGGTCTTGCAGCTGCAGCCCTCCATGACACTGGAAGctgttttttcactgctttgctCAGACTGATAGATAGGGTTTGTCACACAAAGACTGTGTACGACAGGGCTTAGGTTTAGCAGAAGCCATTTGAATGCCTCCTGTCCTCTAAGCCAGAACCAGGCAGCAGAACCAGTCGAGACAGCAGTTCAACGCAATCCCTTGGGTGTGCAGCTTGCTTTCAGCAGCATGGCTTGAAGCACAATATTGAATGAGACTGATAGTGTGAGCCAGACCTACTTCCAGGTAGGAAAGCTCTCTTCAACCTCAATTTCTTTATCATCTCTGATATGATTCAGAGATTCCCGAACAATTCTACACTATTATTTTCTGCACTGTGTTAGTGCTCGTGATTCTGAAGAAATGTAACCAAGAACACCTTGAGTTAAACATTTAGGACTACTGAACTGGTCTGTAAGCTTAGCTAAATTTTTGCTAAGATATGACATTGAAAAGTAATATGTATTTTCACCTATGTAGGTAAAGATGACCTCTTACATATTCCATTGTGGAATATGCGCACATATGCATGCAGATATTCATACAGGTGTTCAGAAAAGCTGTTGGTTCCTTTCACGCCAATGATAGCATAGCCATCAACACATTCAGCTGGGCCAAGCTTGCAGGGTTTCAACCTGTAACTTGCAGAAAATATAAGCACCAGGTATGCTTTATGTTAGCTTCTCTCTATCTACTTTTAAGCAAAACTAGATTTCCCTGACAGTACACTTCCATTTGTTATTTGTCAGCtgtacataaaatatttattttgataagCATCTGAAGCCTGGACTGCTGCAAAAGCTGTGACCCtcataaaaatatatgcaaaatcaTACATTCAGTTTCAGCTGCTTTCATGGACTGACAGTGGAGGTCTGTGCAAGTGCTTTGCTCTTTCTGGCTATCTACCGCCTTTCACTTTACTGTgagctttcattttccttggtaTTGTCTCAGTTGTGCTCATAAAGTGCCACATTTACCCAGTCAAGTCACATGGCAATTACTAGTCCCACATCGTATTAAAAGTATGCTGCACGTTCATATGAACGTCCTCAGACCTCTCCTATGGCAATGCAATAAAAGGTGGCCTTGGGGACTGGATTTATTTGAGCCCAACTCAGAGCCAATagagacaaaattaaattttgctgccccagggaaaaaataacttctttcgTCCTCATCATTGCTGGTGGCACAAAAATGATTTTGTGGCATTGGCAGGATGAGTcccaggagagaggaaaaagaggttttGCTGGCAGGACCTCGCTGGGGGCTGTCACTGCCTTTCTGAGGTGTGAAGGGATAAGAGGTGTGCAGGAACAAGGGAGGCTATTGGAGGGGATTATGTCTGCCAGTGGGTTCAGGTGAGCTgtgcctctctccttccctccaacCTGTGCTCCTGTGACCAAGATAATCTTGTTGGGGAAGGAAGGCTGGTTCCTGGGGTCTTCACATCATACTGGCAGAGTCAGGCAATTACATAAGATGTAAAAGAATTGCTCTTTTATGGTCTCTTCCCATTACAGCTCCTTTTGCTCCTCCCAAAACTCCCCAAATTATCTTTTCCATCTCTCCAATTTCTCCAAATGCCGCATGAACTCAAGACTGGAAAGCAGGAGCAGGTAGAACAGGGTCAGGCCACCACACGCAGAGGGCTGCCCGGGGCAGCCACTGGATTTGCTATGACCAGAAAGGGGTTTGGCCCATTCTTTGTGAGCATCAAGGCTGCCAACACACAAGAAGTAAATATCCTGACTACAAAGCTCACAAACCTGGAACTATTACCATCAGTCTCTTAAAAATTCTTGCATTTCTGTTATGACTCCTGTTAAAATCAGATTGTTTTAATTCCTAGAAATTCTGGGAGCTTTGATGTCTATGGTAATCATTTGGATGGTGACTGGTGTGTTGACATATTTGGCTAGCATGAGGCTGCTACACCCTGATTATGATATTGATGCTACAGTGATGCTCATTACCTCTGCTTGTGCCGTGCTCGTCAACATCCTGTAAGTTATGTTGGTTTCCTCTCCATATAAATTTTGAACCTTGAACCTGCCGctatatttcaataaaaaatgaTAGAGAGATATTGGCCTCAAAAATATTGTGTTTATGAGTTTCATGAGGATatggaaaggggaagagaaaagaaatcctgcTTCTCATTGAAGGTTGcagttgctttcttcctttctgtcagCTGCCACACTGGGAAGGGAAATTATGAATGCACAAACTGcaggaaaagattaatttccATCTCACTTTTTATTAAATGTCAGAACATTCAAGAACTCTATAGAAAATGAGGCCTCATTAATTCCCCTGTTCACAGACTTTCTTGTTTGTGTAAAAAACACTGAATCACCTAGGAATTATCTGCTTATCCACTCTTTTTTACCTAATTTGCCTGATTTTACTCTTCAGCATTCAGAAGTGAAAGAATTGATGACATGTGTGACATCACTGCTTTCAGAGATGCAGTAACCCTGCTGATATTTGCAGCTTTACATCTCTTGCAGATTAAGCCTGATCCTGCACCAGACTGGCCACGGGCACAGCCATGGGGCACAAGCCAGGGAACATGTGTCGGCCCCTCCAGAAAAGGCAGCTCTGAGCAATGCCAGTCTGCGGGCAGCCTTTGTGCACGCCATCGGAGATCTGTTCCAGAGTATTAGTGTGCTAATTAGCGCACTTATCATCTTCTTTAAGGTTAGTTTTATTAGTTCACTTGCCTTCCTTGCAATTAAGGATAACAGTTATTTTCATAGCATTGTGACACTAGGTactatgtaaatattttctctgtcttaATGATATACATTGTAATTTAGTGAAAGACAATTATACTTATTCTTGGGAATTGAAATGGCTGTTGAACGTGCAACACTTGCTTCTTGGTGTTTCAACTGCAAGGAGGATACTTTGGtgtctctccctttcttcaTCTGTAGCACTTTCATTCCCTGTGCTGAGGCTCCCTAACAGGCAAAGGAGGCCAGCACTCATTCTGTACTAGATGAATGGAATATATTATTCTTTGAGATTAACTAATTAAAAATGGCAATAACcaacaataatgaaattaaCAAAGTGATGTGTTCATATTTTTCTAGCCAGAATACAAAATAGCTGACCCAATCTGCACATTTGTGTTTTCCATCTTTGTTTTGGCAACCACCATCACCATTTTAAGGGATATTTTGATTGTGTTAATGGAAGGTAGGACCTGATTCCAGAATCAATACAGttatattttggggtttttctctctttttctccataaTGCTTATACTCGCTGACAAAAGTATAATAGCACACTTCTGTATCAGTTTCCAATATTCTTATAATTCTGATCATACTTTAAACCtagttaaaattttaatcaaaattgtTTTCCACCATTGCACCAGAAGATTTATACATATGCCAGTCTTCGTAAAAATCTGTGGACTGGTGTTTTGCTAATGAACTCCCAATGTGTTCCTAAAAATgagttgcttttgtttgttgtaTGTGTAACATTGCTTTTTATCACCCCTTTGGCATATGAGATGTC encodes the following:
- the SLC30A8 gene encoding proton-coupled zinc antiporter SLC30A8 produces the protein MAAKKGLERACLVSERDTKKYSLVLDRMRWHQKNLNEERQQQEAEVTEANPAYHCHGYSQAYENRKREQHQARRKLCVASVICIFFMIAEITGEYIAGSLAVITDAAHILVDLTSFLISLFSLWLASKPPTKQLTFGWHRAEILGALMSMVIIWMVTGVLTYLASMRLLHPDYDIDATVMLITSACAVLVNILLSLILHQTGHGHSHGAQAREHVSAPPEKAALSNASLRAAFVHAIGDLFQSISVLISALIIFFKPEYKIADPICTFVFSIFVLATTITILRDILIVLMEGISKGFAYDAVKARILAVEKVESVHNLHLWSLTMNQTVLSAHVATADAVDSQKILRDITQALFEHYSFHSITIQIESGEDQKRDCFFCQEPRD